The Candidatus Epulonipiscium sp. genome includes a window with the following:
- the pulA gene encoding type I pullulanase: protein MNYYAGEDLGVIYNLKYSTFKVWAPTAKKVTLCLYDGPGKYNNLGLIEDHTSDNQIDMKQDVDGVWVVTVNKDLEKRYYMYKVEHEDGRIDYSVDPYARAVSANGQRGVVIDLDKTNPKNFNPNKRPPMLNPTDAIIYELHIRDFSIGENSGMKNKGKFLAFTEVGTRYKDISTGIEHLKELGITHVHLLPAYDFKTVNELAVDDKNSTEPKFNWGYDPQNYNVPEGSYATDPTDPIARIKEFKQMVQSLHDNGIRVIMDVVYNHTFEIQDGPFNKIVPKYYYRMDDEGNFTDGSFCGNEVASEKPMVRKYIIDSVKYWVKEYGIDGFRFDLMGLIDIDTMEQLTQELHKIDPTILIYGEPWIAAPTPLPKELQTLKGTQKDKSFAVFNDNVRNAIRSPKGNGNGRDQGFATGGVNQEKDVIEGIKGAIDDFANSPTECINYVAAHDNLNIWDKVVADIYRELDPKKDKKPHEFIKEEELLDNEGVRRVLLAHGIVLTSQGIPFIHAGDEFLRSKFGNHNSFKSSDDINKIRWELKSKYKKVFDYHKGLIALRKAHPAFRMTTKKHIKENLEIIEAKDNIIAFKLRNFSNKDIWKNIIVIYNANKEKRIINLPENTDSWNVVVDEKKAGTKALRTINSKNMEIAPISMMVLYDEEVSNGEGCF, encoded by the coding sequence ATGAATTATTATGCCGGAGAAGATCTAGGAGTAATCTATAACTTAAAGTATTCTACTTTTAAAGTATGGGCACCTACTGCTAAAAAGGTAACTTTATGCCTATATGATGGTCCGGGAAAATACAACAATCTAGGACTTATAGAAGACCATACCAGTGACAATCAAATAGATATGAAACAAGATGTGGATGGAGTATGGGTAGTTACTGTAAATAAAGACTTGGAGAAAAGGTACTATATGTATAAAGTAGAACATGAAGATGGAAGAATAGACTATTCCGTGGATCCCTATGCTAGGGCAGTATCAGCCAATGGTCAACGGGGAGTGGTTATTGATTTAGACAAGACCAATCCAAAAAATTTTAATCCAAATAAAAGGCCTCCTATGCTAAATCCAACAGATGCAATTATTTATGAACTTCACATAAGAGATTTCTCCATAGGTGAAAATTCAGGGATGAAAAATAAGGGTAAGTTTTTGGCCTTTACAGAGGTAGGTACAAGATATAAGGATATATCTACTGGAATTGAACATCTAAAAGAATTGGGGATTACCCATGTTCATTTACTGCCTGCCTATGATTTTAAAACAGTAAATGAATTAGCAGTAGATGATAAAAATTCTACTGAGCCCAAATTCAATTGGGGGTATGACCCTCAAAATTATAATGTGCCAGAAGGTTCTTATGCTACTGATCCTACCGATCCAATAGCTCGCATTAAAGAGTTTAAACAAATGGTTCAATCCCTTCATGATAATGGAATTCGTGTAATTATGGATGTGGTATATAATCATACTTTTGAAATACAGGATGGACCATTTAATAAGATTGTTCCCAAATATTATTATCGTATGGATGATGAAGGTAATTTCACTGACGGTTCATTCTGTGGTAATGAAGTAGCCTCAGAAAAACCTATGGTAAGAAAGTATATTATAGATTCTGTTAAGTATTGGGTAAAGGAATATGGAATTGATGGATTTAGATTTGACCTTATGGGACTTATTGATATAGACACCATGGAGCAGTTGACGCAGGAACTTCATAAAATTGATCCAACTATCTTAATCTATGGTGAACCTTGGATAGCAGCCCCTACGCCTCTACCTAAAGAACTTCAAACCCTAAAGGGCACACAAAAAGATAAAAGTTTTGCTGTGTTCAATGATAATGTTCGTAATGCAATTCGTTCTCCAAAAGGTAATGGAAACGGTCGTGATCAAGGATTTGCAACAGGGGGAGTTAATCAGGAAAAGGATGTTATAGAAGGAATAAAGGGAGCTATAGATGATTTTGCTAATTCTCCTACAGAATGTATTAATTATGTAGCAGCCCATGACAACCTTAATATCTGGGATAAAGTGGTGGCGGATATATATAGGGAGTTAGATCCTAAGAAAGATAAAAAACCCCATGAATTTATTAAAGAAGAAGAGCTGCTAGATAATGAAGGGGTAAGAAGAGTTCTTCTAGCTCATGGCATAGTTTTGACCTCTCAAGGAATACCTTTTATCCATGCAGGGGATGAATTTTTAAGAAGTAAGTTTGGAAATCATAATAGCTTTAAAAGTTCCGATGATATCAATAAGATACGTTGGGAGTTAAAATCAAAATATAAGAAGGTATTTGACTATCATAAAGGATTAATAGCCTTAAGAAAGGCTCATCCAGCATTTAGAATGACAACAAAAAAACATATTAAAGAAAACCTTGAGATAATAGAAGCAAAGGATAATATAATCGCCTTTAAACTTAGAAATTTTTCTAATAAAGACATATGGAAAAATATTATAGTTATTTACAATGCTAATAAGGAAAAAAGGATAATAAACCTTCCAGAAAACACAGATAGTTGGAACGTAGTAGTTGATGAAAAAAAGGCAGGTACAAAAGCATTAAGAACAATCAATTCTAAAAATATGGAGATTGCTCCTATTTCTATGATGGTTCTTTATGATGAAGAAGTATCTAATGGGGAGGGATGTTTCTAA